ATATTGACAATATCAAATCGCTCTCAGAAACAATGTCTGTGGAAAAAATTGCTGCCATCAAAGCAAAACGATTGGCCAACAAACGTACCACCATTAAACGCACTGACAATGAAGATGCGATGGCTACAGATTTACGTGCCATACTTGATTACGATGTAGATTCAACGAAACATATAATAAGCCGCGAGCGTCAGTGGCGAACACGTACCACTATATTACAGAGTGCGGGAAAGATgtttgctaaaaatatattcgCTATATTGCAAGGCATAAAGGCGCGTGAAGAAGGACGAAATAGACCAGCAGCGCAACAAGCTATCAAGATGCCAGAACCGGCACGTATTGCGAAACCGCAACCACAGCTGACGCAGTACAATCGTTATGATCAGGAACGTTTCAACAGACAAAAAGAAGGTAAGCATTTGTGTATTtgcgtacatatataatttttcttatgtttaaatttttattaattttttcagaaacGGAGGGCTTCAAAATCGACACACTGGGTACTTACCATGGTATGTCACTGAAATCCGTGACTGAGGGTTCACTTGCGCAACGTAAGGCGAATATGCCACCACAAATACGTAAGCTAATCACGTTTAgttgagaaaattttgttattaaattaattatatttatagctGGCCGCCCCAAGGAACTTTTACCTACAGCTCAAGCTCGACAAGTGGCACCATCGGCACAGAAGCGAGTTTCGCGCACGCCTATCATTATTATACCTTCCGCTAATACCAGTCTAATCACCATGTACAATGCCAAGGACCTTTTGCAAGACCTGAAATTCATCTCAACTGAAGAGAAAAAGCGTGCAGGTGGGGCAAGAGACAACGAAGTCTTGCTGCAGGTAAGTGTTCAGAGCAAATGTGTGCAAGTAAACGCACTATTCGTAATTTTCTAACATATACTaatcatttaattatattttaattttattgtttttttaactttagcGTAAACGAAACAATCAAACTGTACCATATCGCGTTATTGATAACCCGCAAAAGCTTTCGGCCCAAGATTGGCAACGTGTCGTAGCAGTATTCGTAATGGGACCCGCATGGCAGTTTAAAGGTTGGCCTTGGGATGGAAATCCTGTggaaattttctccaaaagtaaGTAGCACAATgcaaatagaaataatttataatatataatgtatacaCTAACAAGTACGTCATCTTGCAGTTTGTGCTTTTCATTTACGCTTCAGTGAACTAAAACTGGATACCAACGTTTCGAAGTGGTCGGTGACATTGTTGAACCTTTCGCAAAATAAGCGACATTTAGATCGTGCTGTTTTAATGACGTTTTGGGAGACTTTGGATAAGtgagtataataaaattaaacaaaataattttaattagtatATTTTACTAAtggtaataattttatttttatagatacATGGCGAAAAATAAGCCGGATCTTAGATTTTGAATGTTCTGTAAAAAGTCGACCCGTAAATGCAGCGCCGATTCCTCTTCCActacacaattaaatttattttgtggaaGAAAGTATAAGACATACGTTTTTTGGTGtctttaatattcagaaaaaacatatattaGCTAGtagtgaaattattttaaaataaactcgAAAATGTTATGTATTATATCTTCGGCTACTTGGAAACAACACTATTGCTCATGGGCACCTTTCAGTGTACAGCGTGCTGACATGATTGAATTGTTAACAGTTCGCTTCgttagaatatacatatgtatatgttgattgaaaagtcatcgaaaataaacaaatttgactTAATGAAAGAAGTTAATACGTAAATTGCCTGCAAAATATATAGCGTTTGCTTCTGATTAAtgcaaaccaaataaaaaattgtttattgtagCTATTTAAacaagagttgaaaaaaataaaatactaatagttttataaacaagaaaggacttttatttcaaaattatcgcgtcaatttaaaaataaaggcGCAGACAATATACCTAATCAAAATGATTTATGGAATGCCAACATGGtgcaatattaattaataatatttgtttattttaacagCATACACTTTTAAATACAATCTCAAGTGACCATTGCggcaattaaacaaaaataaaataagaatacttagaaattattttcaacataatcacGACATCCCAAATTACTAAACGCTATAatcttgcattttatttacaccGCTCCAATTTGCAAAATCGGTAAGAACAAATGAAACGCCTTCTCTATTTGTTGTATTGCCACCAACATTTCAGCGAAAAGCGTGCTTATGCGCGTTTTTATTATGTCATCTGTTTCTGTTTGCGCGTCTAACTGAATGCCCGTCAATGTAGCGGCAAATCGATTTGTCAGGCCATTCAAATGCATAGTGAATTGCTTACACAGTTGTACAATGCAATCAACTTCATTGGCGGTGCTGTGATGTTCTTTCACCAACAATAACTCGGCGattttgtgaagtttatttatttgcaaggCACAAGCTTCAGCTAACATTGTAATAGATTTGGCAAAAGTCTCCTGTACGGTGTCATGTGTACCGTTCACTGGAGCTGATTTAAACCACTCCAACGCTTGTCTCCAATTgctgtaaacaaaataaaagtaaaaagataTACGCAAATTAAGTCTCAacaaaatttgttattgttctACCTTATTATATCATCGAAATTTATTTGCAGTTCTGCATCTTCAATGGCGCTAATTAGACGTGTATTTAACTCTTCGACGCCGTAGTCCCCATCACTTTCGCCCTCTAAGTCCTCCAACTCCATCAGCTCTTTAACTTCAGTGATAGTCTCTTGCAATTCTTTAAGCGCATTGCCACTGACTGCATCCTGCAACTTTTGCAACTTAAGCACTGATTCTTTAGAAAGTATTTCCAATGCTTCCAGGTGTACAAGACCGCAATTGTTCTCGAAGAGTAAATCGAAACGCAGCATTTCGCGTGACTTTTCTAATTTCATCTCTTTCAAAGCATTTTCTAAATGATCAGCGTCTTTTTTCGCTTCTTTAAGTACCTGCCAAAGGTTACAAATTTTTTGTGtctttcaaaactatttttagatTACAAAAGATAAGTTGTACAAACCTCACTCAGATTTGGTTTATCTTGTTCTAAACCAAGTAATTTTCTCTTATTCATTAGTAGTGGATCATTTTCTTGTAATATATGCATGGTTTTTTTTCCGATTCCTTCAAGTGTATCCAAGCCCGTGTTGAGTACCTTCGTCCCAAGAGTCGTCACTCCACTAACGATATTCAATCCGAAGGAAGGCGTTCCTTCTTGTTGTTCTTGAACCCTATGCTGCTGGTTATCGTTTATAACTTTTTGCTCGACATGGTTATCGTCGTCTTTTAACTCACTGTGTAGCTTTCCTGTTTCGGCAGCTTGCATTCGTGCTAGTTCCTCTGGATCGGGCACGCCAATTACTTGATTAAGACCTTGACTCATTGTTGAGGTGATATTGCCAATGCCTTCAGAAGCAGTAGAAAGTACGGACGAAACTACGCCTCCAAACAGACCACCCCATCCAGAGGTTGGCTTTTGCGTTGTAGTAGTAATTATGTTTTCCGTTTTTCTTACCTCTGTTACCTTCCCTTTGTTCTTGTTAAAATCTTGTGTAGTTTCTTCAACTGTTTTCTTTGTGGCATGCAATGAGttattattttctgcatttaTATTGCCTTTTGCAACATTGTCCTCCAACAAATTGGAACCGGGTGTATCCTCAAAATTCTCCTCGGCATCACCCCAATCATCCcagtcatcatcatcattttgATCCCAGTCGTTTTTCTCAGAGGCtgtattgtttatattttttgcatcaATTTTGGTAGACATTCTATCACCAATAGGACGTTAATTTTTTACCaagaattctttaaaaaatttgtaaaattcttcacaaat
The sequence above is drawn from the Bactrocera tryoni isolate S06 chromosome 1, CSIRO_BtryS06_freeze2, whole genome shotgun sequence genome and encodes:
- the LOC120775591 gene encoding parafibromin; its protein translation is MADPLSLLRQYNINKKEIIERDNQIIFGEFSWPKNVKTNYLKYGSGKKGAPREYYTLECLLYLLKNVMLQHSVYVRQCAAEDIPAVNRPDRKELLAYLNGENSTCASIDKSAPLEIPTQVKRPADGDAPGGDSLAKKARFEDTQVQKVREQLAARWDVNKKETTVNIDNIKSLSETMSVEKIAAIKAKRLANKRTTIKRTDNEDAMATDLRAILDYDVDSTKHIISRERQWRTRTTILQSAGKMFAKNIFAILQGIKAREEGRNRPAAQQAIKMPEPARIAKPQPQLTQYNRYDQERFNRQKEETEGFKIDTLGTYHGMSLKSVTEGSLAQRKANMPPQIPGRPKELLPTAQARQVAPSAQKRVSRTPIIIIPSANTSLITMYNAKDLLQDLKFISTEEKKRAGGARDNEVLLQRKRNNQTVPYRVIDNPQKLSAQDWQRVVAVFVMGPAWQFKGWPWDGNPVEIFSKICAFHLRFSELKLDTNVSKWSVTLLNLSQNKRHLDRAVLMTFWETLDKYMAKNKPDLRF
- the LOC120775599 gene encoding protein FAM114A2; this encodes MSTKIDAKNINNTASEKNDWDQNDDDDWDDWGDAEENFEDTPGSNLLEDNVAKGNINAENNNSLHATKKTVEETTQDFNKNKGKVTEVRKTENIITTTTQKPTSGWGGLFGGVVSSVLSTASEGIGNITSTMSQGLNQVIGVPDPEELARMQAAETGKLHSELKDDDNHVEQKVINDNQQHRVQEQQEGTPSFGLNIVSGVTTLGTKVLNTGLDTLEGIGKKTMHILQENDPLLMNKRKLLGLEQDKPNLSEVLKEAKKDADHLENALKEMKLEKSREMLRFDLLFENNCGLVHLEALEILSKESVLKLQKLQDAVSGNALKELQETITEVKELMELEDLEGESDGDYGVEELNTRLISAIEDAELQINFDDIISNWRQALEWFKSAPVNGTHDTVQETFAKSITMLAEACALQINKLHKIAELLLVKEHHSTANEVDCIVQLCKQFTMHLNGLTNRFAATLTGIQLDAQTETDDIIKTRISTLFAEMLVAIQQIEKAFHLFLPILQIGAV